ACACTTCCCATCTATTAaagttgaaaatattaataagaAAACTAGAAACCTTAGTTGCAAAGCAAAAGAACTCGCAGCTCATCCATGCGGAAATTAAACCCTTCTTAAAAGTACGCGTCTCGCTAGAActttatacttttcaaactcGTTGACTTGAATTTTTGGTTTCAAATACTGGGTTCttgttttttatattaaaaagaaACGAAACATGTAAGATGTAACCGAGAATAGAGGTTTATTATTTGTAATATTTTCAAGAAACAGCAAGTAACATAAATCCTTGAACGTTAAACAGAGAAGCTCGATCTTTATTTACTTGGTGGTAGGTTCTGTGcgtgactaaattttttttagcagCCATGGGTCAAGAATCGTTTGTATACAGCTTCGTGGCACGCGGCACGGTGATATTGGCTGAGTACTCCGAGATCACCGGGAACTTTGCAGCGGTGGCGGAGCAGTGCTTGCAGAAGTTGCCTTCATCAAGCAACAAATTCATTTACCAGTATGATCAACATACGTTTAACTACCTAGTTGCAGATGGCTATGGTAATTGTTTCTTCTCATTTTTATGGCTCCATGTTTTTGTTTGTTGATCTTCATGattgattttgttgggaaatcGGAGTTGATTTTGAAATGGGTTTTCCTGGATCTTGGTTAGATGATGAAAAGTTGGAGTCTTTAACTTCCTGATCAGTTCTTTACACGGACCAGCAGTTGAAGCAATCTGCCAATCTTTTTCATAATGAAAAGAGTTCTCAAGACTGTTTATAGCTATACTTGAATTTGGTTCTCTAATTTTTGGGCTAGTTTTAGGTCTCCTACAggatgaaaattttaataaacattTAACTCGAGGACGACTTCATAAGtaagaatttaattatatttagaATGAAAATCATATATGCCGATATTATCTGCTAGCAACTTCAAAAGTTCATGGTCCCTTGATATGGTTGAGTTCTTCTGGTCCTCACTTGATATTTTCATCGCAGAAGAATAAGAAATGTGCATTAGTAGCTAAAATTGTCGTAATTATCGAGATAATATCAGCACTCATGGGGTCATGTTTAAAGAACATTTTGTGTCAAGTAGACCTGTTTTTGTATAATTCTGCATCAATCAACTTGACGctgtgtttaaaaatttttacaGCTTATTGCGTAGTTGCCAATGAATCTGTTCGACAACCGATTTCAATTGCTCTTCTGGAACGTATAAGATCTGATTTCTTGAGAAAATATAGTGCTGGTAAAGCAGATACTGCAGTTGCCAAAAGCCTCAGCAAAGAATTCGGGTAAAAACCAAATATAAATCATTAGTTAGCACTGCATGAAATGCAAGAAACTGAAAGCATGTAAAATGCAGGCCGCTTATGAAAGAGCAAATGAAATATGTAACTGAGCACACCGAAGAGATCGATAAACTTTCAAAAGTACAGGCTCAAGTTACCCAAGTCCAAAATATTATGAGGGAGAATATAGACAAGGTATATATAATACTCAATTTGCACTTGTTTGTTGCTTTTGATTGCATTTCAACTTTTTCTTTGATCTCTCGATCTCGAGTGGT
This window of the Primulina tabacum isolate GXHZ01 chromosome 4, ASM2559414v2, whole genome shotgun sequence genome carries:
- the LOC142541676 gene encoding vesicle-associated membrane protein 724-like, producing the protein MGQESFVYSFVARGTVILAEYSEITGNFAAVAEQCLQKLPSSSNKFIYQYDQHTFNYLVADGYAYCVVANESVRQPISIALLERIRSDFLRKYSAGKADTAVAKSLSKEFGPLMKEQMKYVTEHTEEIDKLSKVQAQVTQVQNIMRENIDKTIQRGGAIDDLSNKAEDLRDNAKEFKKRGEQIKRKMWYQNMKIKLIVLGILILLALIIWLSICRGFNCSN